From one Brevibacterium sp. 'Marine' genomic stretch:
- the pyrE gene encoding orotate phosphoribosyltransferase, whose product MTDSADTRRQLLDLIDELAVVRGRVTLSSGKEADYYLDLRRVTLDHRSAPLVGDVVLDLLETHDLLDKVDAVGGLTMGADPVGTAVMHRSVVRGTPLDSFVVRKEAKKHGMSRRVEGPDVAGKRVIAVEDTSTTGGSVLTAVDALKEAGAEVVAVAVVMDRDTGAKERVEATGIPYLTALTTADLGLD is encoded by the coding sequence ATGACCGACAGCGCTGACACTCGCCGACAACTGCTCGACCTCATCGACGAACTCGCCGTGGTGCGCGGCAGAGTGACCCTCTCCTCCGGCAAGGAGGCTGACTACTACCTCGATCTGCGTCGGGTCACCCTCGACCACCGCTCGGCACCGCTCGTCGGCGATGTCGTCCTCGATCTGCTCGAGACTCATGATCTGCTCGACAAGGTCGACGCCGTCGGCGGTCTGACCATGGGTGCCGATCCTGTCGGCACCGCTGTCATGCACCGCTCGGTCGTGCGCGGCACCCCGCTCGACTCCTTCGTCGTCCGCAAGGAGGCGAAGAAGCACGGCATGTCCCGGCGGGTCGAAGGCCCCGATGTCGCCGGCAAGCGCGTCATCGCCGTCGAGGACACCTCGACGACGGGCGGTTCCGTGCTCACCGCCGTCGACGCGCTCAAGGAAGCCGGCGCCGAGGTGGTCGCCGTGGCCGTGGTCATGGACCGCGACACCGGCGCCAAGGAACGGGTCGAAGCCACGGGAATTCCGTATCTGACCGCGCTGACGACCGCGGATCTCGGACTCGACTGA
- a CDS encoding alkaline shock response membrane anchor protein AmaP has translation MSDESVDATDAHLRGIIDEYMEAFEPDPEETVGLRERILQIVREDAALAPATKLTTERGNPFRISTAEVRGIIREAVDAVPGIRARSVTATPTGDPEGSAVDVTLTVMMSAGTAFVPAAEEVRRSVARALTAELGIPSLRIDVTVEDVFVDEEAADD, from the coding sequence ATGAGCGACGAGTCAGTCGACGCCACGGACGCCCACCTGCGCGGCATCATCGACGAATACATGGAGGCCTTCGAACCCGATCCCGAGGAAACCGTGGGTCTGCGCGAACGCATCCTCCAGATCGTGCGCGAGGACGCGGCTCTGGCGCCGGCCACGAAGCTGACGACCGAACGCGGCAACCCCTTCCGGATCTCGACGGCCGAGGTGCGCGGCATCATCCGCGAGGCCGTCGATGCCGTGCCCGGTATCCGCGCCCGCAGCGTCACCGCGACCCCGACCGGCGATCCGGAGGGCAGCGCCGTCGACGTCACCCTGACCGTGATGATGAGTGCGGGGACGGCCTTCGTGCCCGCCGCCGAGGAGGTCCGCCGCAGCGTCGCCCGTGCCCTGACCGCCGAGCTGGGCATCCCCTCACTGCGGATCGACGTCACCGTCGAGGACGTATTCGTCGACGAGGAGGCCGCCGATGACTGA
- a CDS encoding ABC transporter permease, giving the protein MARKDKDANDESPEPLVSKGTAGEGIDDLGLPVDDDVIDDETTAEEVDSDDEATVTGATQGSAASTKKATDAQDADESGATAGLDDVPFELAEDTPDSDELPETGLVSEFVDVGNRQAAWLVSNRESTTAMRSPYFLVTAAVIILGVLAAIISGIVADVQKDSGTPTMAMVGVGEQAQMYEQQLGVKITDAEDAPAAEKLVREGKVDAAFIQDPSGQGQPTIIALDKQPDALLEKLAPKTEATLLETPAVESDVATPLLWGMVALSLLVVATLGTALYQNLRLEKRNRITEIIAATIPPRASASGRITGMLTLIIVHLVAAAVVTELGLSLSGKTSLAFAMLPGLGWFALTLLLTAWSVFALLVWASTVVGNKARATFVTIIGVITVAGFFAPVIIGPTGTVAKVLSWTPFTSPLGIAGRSFAGQAEWWEGLVAAGIALVLAVILHALASGAYVRSVLSGGGRGGKTVKMSKRAQKVGAAASAKSAKTSDSTADESDDSAAAEDSDHSDDDVKNSGSTAESADDEDAKSADDSRDGK; this is encoded by the coding sequence ATGGCGCGCAAGGACAAGGATGCGAATGACGAGTCCCCGGAACCGCTCGTGTCCAAGGGCACGGCCGGCGAAGGCATCGACGACCTCGGTCTGCCCGTCGACGACGATGTGATCGACGACGAGACCACCGCCGAGGAGGTCGACTCGGACGACGAGGCGACCGTCACTGGTGCAACCCAGGGATCGGCCGCCTCGACGAAGAAAGCCACCGACGCGCAGGACGCCGACGAATCCGGCGCGACTGCCGGCCTCGATGACGTTCCCTTCGAGCTCGCCGAGGACACCCCCGACTCGGACGAACTGCCGGAGACCGGACTGGTCTCGGAATTCGTCGACGTCGGCAACCGCCAGGCCGCGTGGCTCGTGTCGAACCGTGAGTCCACCACCGCCATGCGCAGCCCGTACTTCCTGGTCACCGCCGCTGTGATCATCCTCGGCGTGCTGGCCGCGATCATCTCCGGAATCGTCGCCGATGTGCAGAAGGACTCGGGCACCCCGACCATGGCGATGGTCGGAGTCGGCGAGCAGGCTCAGATGTACGAACAGCAGCTGGGTGTGAAGATCACCGACGCCGAGGACGCCCCCGCCGCCGAGAAGCTCGTGCGTGAGGGCAAGGTCGACGCCGCATTCATCCAGGACCCGAGCGGTCAGGGACAGCCGACGATCATCGCGCTGGACAAACAGCCCGACGCACTGCTCGAGAAGCTCGCGCCGAAGACCGAAGCGACGCTGCTCGAGACGCCGGCCGTCGAGAGCGATGTGGCCACGCCGCTGCTGTGGGGAATGGTCGCACTGTCGCTTCTCGTCGTCGCCACTCTGGGCACTGCGCTGTACCAGAACCTGCGTCTGGAGAAGCGCAACCGGATCACCGAGATCATCGCGGCCACGATTCCGCCGCGCGCCTCCGCCTCGGGCCGGATCACGGGCATGCTGACCCTGATCATTGTCCACCTCGTGGCCGCCGCCGTCGTCACCGAGCTCGGGCTCTCGCTGTCGGGCAAGACGTCCCTGGCATTCGCCATGCTGCCGGGCCTCGGCTGGTTCGCACTGACCCTGCTGCTCACCGCCTGGTCGGTGTTCGCGCTGCTCGTCTGGGCATCGACCGTCGTCGGAAACAAGGCGCGCGCCACCTTCGTCACGATCATCGGCGTCATCACCGTGGCCGGTTTCTTCGCCCCGGTCATCATCGGACCCACCGGGACTGTTGCGAAGGTGCTGTCGTGGACGCCGTTCACCTCGCCGCTGGGCATCGCCGGTCGTTCCTTCGCCGGTCAGGCCGAGTGGTGGGAGGGCCTCGTCGCCGCCGGCATCGCTCTGGTCCTCGCCGTCATCCTCCATGCCCTGGCCTCGGGTGCGTACGTGCGCTCGGTGCTGTCCGGAGGCGGACGCGGCGGCAAGACCGTGAAGATGAGCAAGCGCGCGCAGAAAGTCGGTGCCGCCGCCTCGGCGAAGAGTGCGAAGACGTCGGATTCGACCGCAGACGAATCGGATGACTCCGCCGCCGCGGAGGATTCGGACCATTCGGACGACGATGTGAAGAATTCGGGCTCGACCGCAGAGTCAGCGGACGACGAGGACGCGAAGTCGGCGGATGATTCCCGCGACGGCAAGTGA
- a CDS encoding ATP-binding cassette domain-containing protein → MLTLKEVSLRKGKRTYLDEVSFTAEAGRITAIVGTRSAGRTELVRIIMGLIAADEGAIELEDFELDFGDRQNFGYLPAERGGYPNMRVLDQIVYLARLHGITLGAAERNALTLLGHLELADRGYAPLKNLSGAEIARVDIAATLAADPDVVVIDDAFAGLDAASLRLVTSLLRAHASSGVPVILATDDWEAAQTFADDVIILNQGKVTASGSVDKLLGDPHYRVETTDTEAAASALTSRTGISDVTTAGREAVSFRANDARTAAAAVAELKNVKNFESVRPTLAEQYKEAL, encoded by the coding sequence GTGCTCACACTGAAAGAGGTTTCCCTGCGCAAAGGGAAGCGGACATATCTGGACGAGGTGAGTTTCACCGCCGAGGCGGGCCGGATCACCGCAATCGTGGGAACCCGATCGGCGGGCCGCACCGAACTGGTGCGCATCATCATGGGCCTCATCGCCGCCGATGAGGGCGCCATCGAACTCGAGGACTTCGAACTCGACTTCGGGGACCGACAGAACTTCGGTTATCTGCCCGCCGAACGCGGCGGATACCCGAACATGCGCGTGCTCGACCAGATCGTCTACCTCGCCCGCCTGCACGGGATCACCCTGGGCGCGGCCGAACGGAACGCGCTGACCCTGCTCGGCCACCTCGAGCTCGCCGACCGCGGCTACGCTCCGCTGAAGAACCTCTCCGGTGCCGAGATCGCCCGCGTCGACATCGCCGCAACCCTGGCCGCCGACCCCGACGTCGTCGTCATCGATGATGCCTTCGCCGGCCTCGACGCCGCCTCGCTGCGCCTGGTCACGTCCCTGCTGCGGGCCCACGCATCCTCGGGAGTGCCCGTCATCCTGGCCACCGATGACTGGGAGGCCGCGCAGACCTTCGCCGATGACGTCATCATTCTGAACCAGGGCAAGGTGACCGCCTCGGGCAGCGTCGACAAGCTGCTCGGCGACCCGCACTACCGAGTCGAGACGACCGACACCGAGGCGGCCGCCTCGGCGCTGACATCCCGGACGGGAATCAGCGACGTGACGACCGCCGGACGTGAGGCCGTGAGCTTCCGCGCGAATGACGCGAGGACAGCCGCCGCTGCCGTGGCCGAGCTGAAGAATGTGAAGAACTTCGAAAGTGTCCGCCCGACACTGGCCGAGCAGTACAAGGAGGCTCTGTAA
- a CDS encoding GlsB/YeaQ/YmgE family stress response membrane protein encodes MGFIAYLILGLIAGAIAKAILPGKQGGGFFATLILGVIGAMIGGWLGGMIFGAEMNSFFSLSSWLCAIGGSLIVLIVWGLITGRSKSKAA; translated from the coding sequence ATGGGTTTCATCGCATATCTCATCCTCGGACTCATCGCCGGAGCCATCGCCAAGGCGATCCTGCCCGGCAAACAGGGCGGCGGCTTCTTCGCCACGCTCATCCTCGGCGTCATCGGTGCCATGATCGGCGGCTGGCTCGGCGGCATGATCTTCGGCGCAGAGATGAATTCGTTCTTCTCGCTGTCGTCCTGGCTGTGTGCCATCGGCGGTTCGCTGATCGTACTCATCGTCTGGGGCCTCATCACCGGACGCTCGAAGTCCAAGGCCGCCTGA
- a CDS encoding acyl-CoA dehydrogenase family protein: MDLELNDIQQELASTLNKYLRSEYDIAKREEILRSDEGISREKWQAFAEMGLLGLAIPESYGGADMTFNEVAVVAEAFGRSLVLEPFLATAVLGANAVLLGGSEEQKQAILPGVAEGQTFLALAALEPGLRYAVDAPQTQVSGADGSFTLTGEKTNVLGGDVADHFVVTATQNGELGLYLVAADAEGLTRVAQRQADGLGSANLKLDGAAAQRLDAADANAVLSEVLDLGNAAIMAEAVGALEASLTMTAEYLKTREQFGAPIGANQALQHRAADLYAELEYARSMALYSRLAVTSEVPGAEKDRHRDVIAAKIIVDRAARNISQESIQMHGGIGMTMEYPIGHYAKRLTVMTRTFDDSDSLTAELAELGGLIEPKAADLN, encoded by the coding sequence ATGGATCTTGAACTCAACGACATTCAGCAAGAACTCGCCAGCACACTGAACAAGTACCTGCGCAGCGAGTACGACATCGCCAAGCGCGAAGAGATCCTTCGCAGCGACGAGGGCATCTCCCGCGAGAAGTGGCAGGCCTTCGCCGAGATGGGACTGCTCGGGCTTGCGATCCCCGAGTCCTACGGCGGCGCGGACATGACCTTCAACGAGGTGGCCGTGGTCGCTGAGGCGTTCGGCCGCTCCCTCGTCCTCGAACCGTTCCTGGCAACCGCAGTCCTCGGCGCCAACGCCGTTCTGCTCGGCGGCAGCGAGGAGCAGAAGCAGGCCATCCTGCCCGGTGTTGCCGAGGGGCAGACCTTCCTCGCTCTCGCCGCACTCGAGCCCGGACTGCGCTACGCAGTCGACGCCCCGCAGACCCAGGTCTCCGGTGCAGACGGCAGCTTCACCCTCACCGGTGAGAAGACCAACGTGCTCGGCGGAGACGTCGCCGACCACTTCGTCGTCACCGCCACGCAGAACGGCGAACTCGGCCTCTACCTCGTCGCCGCTGATGCCGAGGGCCTGACCCGTGTGGCTCAGCGTCAGGCCGATGGCCTGGGCAGTGCGAACCTCAAGCTCGACGGTGCCGCCGCCCAGCGCCTCGACGCCGCCGACGCCAACGCCGTGCTCTCCGAGGTCCTCGACCTGGGCAACGCCGCGATCATGGCCGAGGCAGTCGGCGCACTCGAAGCCTCGCTGACGATGACCGCCGAGTATCTGAAGACCCGTGAGCAGTTCGGTGCTCCGATCGGTGCGAACCAGGCTCTGCAGCACCGCGCCGCAGACCTCTACGCCGAGCTCGAGTACGCACGCAGCATGGCCCTGTATTCGCGCCTGGCCGTCACTTCGGAGGTCCCCGGTGCCGAGAAGGACCGTCACCGCGACGTCATTGCCGCGAAGATCATCGTCGACCGGGCCGCTCGGAACATCAGCCAGGAGTCGATCCAGATGCACGGCGGCATCGGCATGACCATGGAATACCCCATCGGCCACTACGCCAAGCGCCTGACGGTCATGACCCGCACCTTCGACGACTCGGATTCGCTGACTGCAGAGCTCGCCGAACTCGGCGGACTCATCGAACCCAAGGCCGCCGACCTCAACTGA
- a CDS encoding TrmH family RNA methyltransferase: protein MTDRAEPQVGVGPWTGPWPVEEHFDPELLAEGDRRNVVDQYRYWKHDAIVADLDASRHDFHVGVENWQHDLNIGSVVRTANAFNAAAVHIVGRRRWNRRGAMVTDKYQHVIHHPSVDDLLSWCAENNVPLLGIDNFPDSVPLETYDLPRRCLLLFGQEGPGLSEEAHQASRDVLSIAQYGSTRSMNAAAAAAITMHSWIRRHVYDQPVN, encoded by the coding sequence GTGACCGACCGCGCTGAACCGCAGGTGGGGGTCGGTCCGTGGACCGGCCCCTGGCCTGTGGAAGAGCATTTCGATCCGGAGCTGCTGGCTGAAGGCGATCGGCGCAATGTCGTCGATCAGTATCGGTATTGGAAGCACGACGCGATCGTCGCCGACCTCGACGCCTCGCGGCACGACTTCCACGTCGGCGTCGAGAACTGGCAGCACGATCTCAACATCGGTTCGGTCGTGCGCACCGCCAACGCCTTCAACGCCGCAGCCGTGCACATCGTCGGCAGACGCCGTTGGAACCGGCGCGGGGCGATGGTCACCGACAAATACCAGCACGTCATCCACCATCCGAGCGTGGACGACCTGCTCAGCTGGTGCGCCGAGAACAACGTGCCGCTGCTGGGCATCGACAACTTCCCGGACTCCGTGCCGCTGGAGACCTATGATCTGCCCAGGCGCTGCCTGCTGCTGTTCGGTCAGGAAGGGCCGGGACTGAGCGAGGAAGCGCATCAGGCCAGTCGCGACGTGCTCTCGATCGCGCAGTACGGTTCGACGCGGTCGATGAATGCCGCAGCCGCCGCCGCGATCACCATGCACTCCTGGATCCGCCGCCACGTCTACGACCAGCCCGTGAACTGA